One window of Sardina pilchardus chromosome 2, fSarPil1.1, whole genome shotgun sequence genomic DNA carries:
- the wrnip1 gene encoding ATPase WRNIP1 encodes MKYIMADDTVQCPVCAGEFQPATINAHLDNCLTGNDNPILSTTDKEPPSKKSRMSKELSLCGSGDTSAGTGTKSNRAAPMFTVFQHKQRSSVLTSKQSTDSNVTSKTTKRNASDVDRDDKSMNECDDNRSNTPISGDLTSTNKKTDMCMSALTLLNSGKPLAEKLRPSTLEEYFGQNKVLGEHTLLRSLLQSQEIPSLILWGPPGCGKTTLAHIIAKCGKKNGTARFVTLSATSGSINEVREVIKQAQNELRLFKRKTVLFIDEIHRFNKSQQDTFLPHVECGTVTLIGATTENPSFQVNSALLSRCRVIVLERLSVEAMGSILNRAVDALGIQVVPVVDGEDDRLASAAHQSEPQVCIEQKALDTIAHLCDGDARAGLNGLQLAVQARVAAHRTGMPDPSGDATQILIQEDHVKEGLQRSHILYDKAGEEHYNCISALHKSLRGSHENAALYWLGRMLEGGEDPLYVARRLVRFASEDVGLADPAALPQAVSAFQACHFIGMPECEVILAQCVVYLARAPKSVDVYKAYNNVKASLRNHHGPLPSVPLHLRNAPTRLMKDLGYAKGYKYNPAFSSEVEQEYLPKELHGINFFTWTPTEK; translated from the exons ATGAAATACATCATGGCGGACGATACAGTACAGTGTCCCGTGTGTGCGGGCGAGTTTCAACCTGCTACTATCAACGCGCACTTGGACAATTGTTTGACGGGAAATGACAATCCGATTTTAAGTACTACCGACAAGGAACCACCTTCCAAAAAGTCTCGCATGTCAAAGGAGTTGTCTCTGTGTGGCTCAGGAGACACATCTGCGGGAACTGGAACGAAGTCGAATCGAGCTGCGCCGATgtttacagtgtttcagcataAACAGAGATCCTCTGTTTTGACCAGCAAGCAAAGTACAGACTCTAACGTTACCAGTAAAACCACAAAACGTAATGCAAGTGATGTGGACCGAGATGACAAGTCTATGAATGAATGTGATGACAATCGTTCGAACACACCGATTAGTGGGGATTTAActtcaacaaacaaaaaaacggaCATGTGTATGAGTGCGTTAACGTTGCTTAATAGTGGTAAACCATTGGCAGAGAAACTTCGACCCAGTACTCTTGAGGAGTATTTCGGCCAAAACAAAGTTCTAGGAGAGCACACATTGCTTCGGTCACTCCTTCAGTCTCAGGAGATTCCATCTCTCATACTTTGGGGACCACCTGGGTGTGGAAAG ACAACTTTAGCTCATATTATCGCCAAGTGCGGTAAAAAGAATGGCACTGCGCGCTTTGTGACACTGTCTGCCACCAGTGGATCCATCAATGAGGTGCGAGAGGTCATCAAGCAGGCCCAGAATGAGCTTCGCCTCTTTAAGAGGAAGACTGTCCTCTTCATCGACGAGATCCATCGCTTCAATAAGTCCCAGCAG gACACTTTCCTCCCTCACGTGGAGTGTGGAACAGTCACGCTGATTGGGGCGACCACTGAGAACCCCTCGTTCCAAGTGAACAGCGCCCTGCTTAGCCGATGCCGTGTGATAGTGCTGGAGCGTTTGTCCGTGGAAGCAATGGGTTCAATCCTGAACCGAGCTGTGGATGCTCTGGGAATACAAGTCGTTCCAGTTGTCGATGGAGAGGATGACCGTTTGGCCTCTGCAGCACACCAgtcaga GCCTCAGGTGTGCATTGAGCAGAAGGCCCTGGATACCATCGCCCACCTGTGCGATGGCGATGCCCGTGCTGGACTCAACGGGCTCCAGCTGGCCGTGCAGGCCCGAGTGGCTGCCCACAGGACAGGCATGCCGGACCCCAGCGGAGACGCCACACAAATCCTCATTCAAGAGGACCATGTCAAAGAGGGCCTCCAGAGATCCCACATCCTCTATGACAAAGCTG GTGAGGAGCACTACAACTGTATCTCTGCACTCCACAAATCTTTACGGGGTTCTCACGAGAATGCTGCCCTCTACTGGTTGGGCCGAAtgctggagggaggggaggatccTCTGTATGTGGCACGCAGGCTGGTACGCTTTGCCAGCGAAGACGTAG GTTTGGCTGACCCCGCTGCCTTGCCTCAGGCAGTGTCTGCCTTCCAGGCCTGCCACTTCATTGGCATGCCTGAGTGCGAG GTCATTCTGGCCCAGTGTGTGGTGTACTTGGCTCGGGCCCCCAAGTCAGTGGATGTCTACAAGGCCTACAATAATGTGAAGGCCAGCCTGAGGAACCATCACGGTCCACTACCCTCGGTACCGCTCCACCTGCGCAACGCCCCCACCCGCCTCATGAAGGACTTGGGCTACGCCAAAGGCTACAAGTACAACCCTGCCTTCAGCTCTGAGGTGGAGCAGGAGTACCTGCCCAAGGAGCTGCATGGGATTAACTTCTTTACCTGGACTCCCACTGAAAAGTAA
- the LOC134099636 gene encoding chymotrypsin-like elastase family member 3B, whose protein sequence is MEVILVLLLVSTVSGCGTPTYTPNTSRVVNGEEARPHSWPWQALLETFFPVCGATLIAPNWVLTAAHCINFHTYRVVLGDHNQNQQEGPEQFIMVDKMIIHPKWNDDCVSCGNDIALLKLEKSATLNDKVQLACLPEADSVLAHNQPCYATGWGRLYTGGPRPDTLQQGLVPVVEYDVCRRSDWWGSSVKTTMVCVGGDAVSTCHGDSGGPLNCQGRDGKWIVEGVSSFVSGNGCNTPKKPSMFTRVASFIPWITETMANN, encoded by the exons TGTCTGGTTGTGGTACTCCCACCTACACTCCAAACACCAGCCGGGTGGTGAATGGGGAAGAGGCTCGGCCCCATAGCTGGCCCTGGCAG GCCTTGCTGGAGACATTTTTCCCTGTCTGTGGTGCCACCCTCATTGCCCCTAACTGGGTTCTGACAGCAGCACACTGCATCAA CTTCCACACATACAGGGTGGTCCTCGGAGATCACAATCAGAACCAGCAAGAGGGCCCAGAACAGTTCATCATGGTGGATAAAATGATCATACATCCAAAATGGAATGATGACTGCGTATCCTGTgg GAATGACATCGCCCTCCTTAAATTGGAGAAAAGTGCCACCCTGAATGACAAAGTGCAGCTAGCATGCCTGCCCGAGGCCGATTCTGTCCTTGCTCACAATCAGCCCTGTTATGCCACCGGCTGGGGCAGACTCTACA CTGGTGGTCCCCGCCCAGACACGCTGCAGCAGGGCCTGGTGCCTGTGGTGGAGTATGACGTCTGCCGCCGGAGTGACTGGTGGGGCTCCAGTGTGAAGACCACCATGGTCTGCGTGGGGGGAGACGCTGTATCAACCTGCCAT GGAGACTCTGGTGGGCCTTTGAACTGTCAGGGTCGTGATGGAAAGTGGATCGTTGAAGGAGTCAGTAGCTTTGTGAGTGGAAACGGCTGTAACACCCCCAAGAAGCCTAGTATGTTTACCCGAGTGGCCTCCTTCATCCCCTGGATCACAGAG ACAATGGCCAACAACTGA